The Maylandia zebra isolate NMK-2024a linkage group LG4, Mzebra_GT3a, whole genome shotgun sequence genome includes a window with the following:
- the hsd3b7 gene encoding 3 beta-hydroxysteroid dehydrogenase type 7, which translates to MSEHQRGLVYLLTGACGFLGQHLLRILLEKEDSLEEIRVFDKRVDPTLHDLSTERTRVVVIQGDITDYESVLEASRGTDVVIHTASLVDVWYKVPEPLIYSVNVTGTKNVIKACVECGIECLLYTSSMEVVGPNINGDHFKRGNEDTPYTVKHSMAYPKSKSEAEKIVLDANGTKVKGGKHLYTCSLRPTGIYGEGHQLIKDFYKQGVQRGGLIVGGIPDHVEHGRVYAGNVAWMHLLAAQALRERPEKVGGEAFYCYDDSPYKSYEDFNMVLFSEFNFRKARIPTMVLWFLAMFNDLMHWLLKPIYNYTPLLNSYTLAVVSTTFTVRTDKAERHFDYRPLYSWDECLARTKKWISTFPSENSKDC; encoded by the exons ATGTCGGAACACCAGCGGGGTCTTGTGTATCTGCTCACCGGTGCCTGTGGGTTTCTCGGCCAGCATTTACTGAGAATTCTCCTGGAAAAGGAGGACAGTCTAGAGGAGATACGGGTGTTTGACAAACGCGTAGATCCGACCTTGCATGATCTCAGCACAG AGCGGACAAGAGTGGTTGTCATTCAAGGAGATATCACGGATTATGAATCTGTGTTGGAGGCCTCCCGTGGAACCGATGTTGTCATCCACACAGCCAGCTTGGTTGATGTTTGGTACAAAGTCCCAGAGCCCCTCATCTACTCTGTCAACGTAACAG GAACAAAGAATGTCATCAAAGCCTGTGTGGAGTGCGGCATAGAGTGCCTCCTCTATACCAGCAGCATGGAAGTGGTCGGTCCCAACATCAATGGAGATCACTTTAAGAG GGGCAATGAAGACACACCTTATACAGTGAAACACAGCATGGCCTACCCCAAGAGCAAGTCAGAGGCAGAGAAAATTGTGCTTGATGCTAATGGCACCAAG GTTAAGGGTGGTAAGCACTTATACACATGCTCACTGAGGCCAACGGGGATCTATGGCGAGGGGCACCAGCTAATAAAGGACTTCTATAAGCAGGGTGTTCAAAGGGGAGGCTTGATTGTTGGAGGCATCCCAGATCATGTTGAACACGGTCGAGTTTATGCAG GCAATGTTGCCTGGATGCATCTCCTTGCAGCCCAAGCTTTGAGAGAGCGCCCAGAGAAAGTTGGAGGAGAAGCGTTCTACTGCTACGATGACTCACCCTACAAAAGCTACGAAGATTTCAACATGGTGTTGTTCTCAGAGTTTAACTTTCGAAAGGCACGGATACCCACAATGGTGTTATGGTTTCTGGCCATGTTTAATGATTTGATGCACTGGTTACTAAAACCCATATACAACTACACGCCGCTGCTGAACAGTTACACCTTGGCCGTTGTTAGCACCACCTTCACAGTGCGCACCGACAAAGCTGAGCGTCATTTCGATTACCGCCCCTTGTACAGCTGGGATGAATGTCTGGCCCGCACAAAGAAATGGATTAGCACATTTCCTTCAGAAAACTCCAAAGACTGTTGA